From one Lolium rigidum isolate FL_2022 chromosome 4, APGP_CSIRO_Lrig_0.1, whole genome shotgun sequence genomic stretch:
- the LOC124647579 gene encoding F-box protein SKIP19-like encodes MCGVAAARRARASTAARAREPRSRVCCSRRAARLRRSLPRAAQDGPRRLPRPRSRAACSAGAVRCCCSAGAVRLLLLRVLPRTTMSPSCAKVEVEPIPLPGDARDWSELPLDALSVIFAKLGAIEILMGAGLVCHSWLEAAKVPELWRFVDMTRHKLIFKKDNRVMCAMAKVAVDRSAGKLESFWGQKFVTCNLLSYIGERTSSLKSIRLIGCTSVFCEELSVFAAKFPLLEELEHSYAFGILEEFYKYVGSKCPQLRCLRVNAEYDGVHQVIHDDSEDEEEEEAEEEEDDDEDVMWQESKNADAFAIAENMHELRILQISGNSLTKKGVHDILKNCPHLELLDLSDCWNVKVDDGLRARWAHLKHVKITEGLTPFQELHLIDEHEGREFVAYEDPPHGDDEMGDEWDNYYDDISLLSDGSEPDLSNIDIDDITAYTYIHDYYGL; translated from the exons ATGTGCGGGGTGGCGGCCGCTCGCCGCGCGCGCGCGAGCACGGCCGCCCGGGCGCGCGAGCCACGGTCGCGCGTCTGCTGCTCTCGCCGCGCCGCGCGGCTGCGGCGATCTCTTCCGCGTGCTGCCCAGGACGGGCCCCGCCGCCTTCCACGGCCACGGTCGCGCGCTGCCTGCTCCGCCGGCGCCGTGCGCTGCTGCTGCTCCGCCGGCGCCgtgcggctgctgctgctccgCGTGCTGCCCAGGACCACG ATGTCGCCCTCTTGCGCAAAAGTGGAGGTGGAGCCAATCCCCTTGCCTGGTGATGCTAGGGACTGGTCAGAGCTACCACTTGATGCGCTTTCTGTAATCTTCGCCAAGCTTGGGGCCATTGAAATTCTGATGGGTGCGGGCCTTGTGTGCCACTCATGGTTGGAGGCTGCCAAGGTCCCTGAGTTGTGGCGATTCGTGGACATGACCCGTCATAAGCTGATTTTCAAGAAGGACAACAGGGTTATGTGTGCAATGGCTAAGGTAGCTGTAGATCGGTCTGCTGGGAAGCTGGAGTCGTTCTGGGGTCAGAAATTTGTTACCTGTAATCTCTTGAGTTACATAGGGGAGAG GACAAGCTCCTTGAAGAGCATCCGACTCATTGGATGCACGTCTGTTTTTTGCGAAGAATTATCTGTGTTTGCTGCGAAATTCCCTTTGCTAGAGGAGCTAGAGCATTCATATGCTTTCGGGATTCTTGAAGAATTTTACAAATATGTTGGCAGTAAGTGCCCACAGCTGAGATGCCTGAGAGTCAACGCCGAGTATGACGGAGTGCACCAGGTTATTCATGATGACagtgaggatgaagaggaggaggaggcggaggaggaggaggatgatgatg aagatgtgatGTGGCAGGAGAGTAAAAACGCAGATGCATTTGCAATAGCTGAAAACATGCATGAGCTACGGATCCTTCAGATTTCAGGTAACAGCTTGACGAAGAAGGgtgttcatgacatcctcaaaaaCTGCCCTCACCTCGAGTTGCTCGATCTCAGTGACTGCTGGAATGTGAAGGTTGATGATGGCCTCCGAGCAAGATGGGCTCATCTCAAACATGTCAAGATTACTGAAGGTCTGACCCCCTTCCAAGAGCTTCATCTCATTGATGAACATGAAGGACGAGAGTTCGTCGCTTACGAGGATCCACCTCACGGGGATGATGAGATGGGTGATGAGTGGGATAACTACTATGATGATATCTCTCTTCTCTCAGATGGCTCTGAACCTGACTTGAGCAACATTGACATCGACGACATTACCGCGTATACTTACATTCATGATTATTATGGCCTGTAG